The following proteins are encoded in a genomic region of Thermodesulfobacteriota bacterium:
- a CDS encoding carboxymuconolactone decarboxylase family protein — translation MARVKYIEQSDTDNPIIKEAYERMIKKRGKLTNIYKALAHKPSILSTIGPFVAAVQQPDELDAKLKERIILRVSKINRSRYCCHAHEQISAKMGFTRDEITEMDNPNSANISDAEKAALRYAEALTVNPGNISEKVYNDLKKYYSESQIVEITAIASLYNMINRFNEALKLDPEEY, via the coding sequence ATGGCCCGAGTTAAATACATTGAACAAAGCGATACGGACAATCCCATAATTAAGGAGGCTTATGAGCGGATGATAAAAAAAAGAGGCAAGCTGACAAATATTTACAAGGCCCTTGCCCACAAACCTTCAATTCTATCTACAATTGGACCATTTGTTGCAGCCGTTCAACAACCAGATGAGCTGGACGCAAAGCTAAAAGAGAGAATCATTCTTAGAGTATCTAAGATAAACCGCTCAAGGTATTGCTGTCACGCACATGAGCAAATCAGTGCCAAAATGGGCTTTACCCGCGATGAGATTACTGAGATGGATAATCCCAATTCAGCAAATATTTCAGACGCCGAAAAAGCGGCCTTAAGATATGCTGAAGCTCTCACAGTAAACCCGGGTAATATAAGTGAAAAGGTGTATAACGATCTTAAAAAGTATTATAGCGAATCACAAATTGTGGAAATAACGGCTATTGCATCTCTTTACAACATGATTAATCGCTTTAACGAAGCACTGAAGCTCGACCCTGAGGAATACTGA